The proteins below come from a single Microbacterium sp. SLBN-154 genomic window:
- a CDS encoding sensor histidine kinase: MRRARHPWTLQRRLIVTIAAIVSLILILVGVATSAILGSVLERSLDSQVEATANRAATWIRPLIGSGATAADILGEQAPQPGFLLVVGDPVTGETTAAATDDRGRVVELSDAQITELVDRLDTAGPAVTALDGVGTYRLANVPASPAIVVVGISRTAVSTTIGEMLLTIALLTLGGLLLLAVATAWTVRAGLAPLRSVAETARRVAALPLDQGEVSIRDRVPDAEADPRTEIGQVGQALNTLLDHVSTSLTARQRNEERMRSFVADASHELRTPLASIRGYSELSLRALGRGHDDGAVDTAEASLERIQSQSLRMTSLVEDLLLLARLDEGQELVYGAVDLSQLAVEALGDAQAAGPEHHWVADMGEEPVVVAGDARRLHQVMANLLGNARIHTPAGTTVRVSIERDDADAVVRVHDDGPGIDPAIADELFERFSRADRSRARNTGGTGLGLSIARAIVVAHGGTLAVTSSPGDTTFEMRLPARPEDPVRTRVDGRDAAELSTR, translated from the coding sequence GTGAGGCGAGCCCGGCACCCCTGGACCCTTCAGCGACGGCTGATCGTCACGATCGCCGCCATCGTGTCGCTCATCCTGATCCTCGTCGGCGTCGCCACCTCCGCCATCCTCGGATCCGTGCTGGAGCGGAGTCTGGACAGCCAGGTCGAGGCGACCGCGAACCGCGCGGCGACCTGGATCAGGCCGCTGATCGGCAGCGGCGCCACGGCTGCCGACATCCTGGGGGAACAGGCCCCGCAGCCGGGCTTCCTTCTCGTCGTCGGCGACCCCGTCACGGGCGAGACGACCGCGGCCGCCACCGATGACCGGGGCCGGGTGGTCGAGCTCAGCGACGCCCAGATCACCGAGCTGGTCGACCGGCTCGACACCGCCGGGCCCGCGGTGACGGCGCTGGACGGTGTGGGCACCTACCGACTCGCGAACGTCCCCGCCTCCCCCGCGATCGTCGTCGTCGGGATCTCGCGCACCGCCGTGTCGACCACCATCGGCGAGATGCTCCTGACGATCGCGCTTCTCACCCTCGGCGGCCTGCTGCTCCTGGCGGTGGCGACCGCGTGGACCGTACGGGCGGGCCTCGCGCCCCTCCGCTCCGTCGCCGAGACCGCCCGCCGGGTCGCCGCACTTCCCCTCGACCAGGGCGAGGTCTCGATCCGCGACCGCGTCCCCGATGCGGAGGCGGACCCGCGCACCGAGATCGGACAGGTCGGGCAGGCGTTGAACACGCTTCTCGATCACGTGTCGACATCGCTCACCGCTCGGCAGCGCAACGAGGAACGGATGCGATCCTTCGTCGCCGACGCCAGCCACGAGCTGCGCACCCCGCTGGCGTCGATCCGTGGATACTCCGAGCTCTCGCTGCGCGCACTCGGACGTGGTCACGACGACGGCGCCGTCGACACCGCCGAGGCCTCGCTGGAGCGCATCCAGAGCCAATCGCTTCGGATGACCTCGCTCGTGGAGGACCTTCTCCTGCTCGCACGTCTGGACGAAGGTCAGGAACTGGTCTACGGCGCGGTCGATCTGTCGCAGCTGGCCGTCGAAGCCCTCGGGGACGCACAGGCGGCGGGACCCGAGCATCACTGGGTCGCCGATATGGGCGAAGAGCCCGTCGTCGTGGCAGGCGACGCGCGGCGCCTCCACCAGGTGATGGCGAACCTCCTCGGCAACGCGCGGATCCATACTCCGGCGGGCACCACCGTGCGGGTCTCGATCGAGCGCGACGACGCGGACGCCGTCGTGAGGGTGCACGACGACGGTCCCGGAATCGACCCGGCGATCGCCGACGAGCTCTTCGAGCGCTTCTCCCGCGCCGACAGGTCACGAGCGCGCAACACCGGCGGAACCGGCCTGGGTCTGTCGATCGCCCGCGCCATCGTCGTGGCGCATGGCGGGACCCTTGCCGTCACGAGCTCCCCCGGCGACACGACCTTCGAGATGCGCCTTCCGGCAAGGCCCGAGGATCCGGTCCGGACGCGGGTCGACGGTCGGGACGCCGCCGAGCTCAGTACCCGCTGA
- a CDS encoding FAD-dependent oxidoreductase, with amino-acid sequence MYRVMLLALAALTAVSLVLSLFGALAQRPLEILATGVVLVVACGLVDLAAQRLLRLPWRWESSLITAGILLFVLRPSLDPLLLLGAALAGAIAALSKYVLAWRGRHVLNPAATGASALTLLAVWVPALGASAWWVGSPVLAAPVVILGIIVLWRAEKLRVAALFLVVAVGVALVRVFSQFAALGVPVALGDILPQVLFSSPFLFLGAFMLSEPLTLPPRRWQQLLVALVVGVLAGWPIVIGSFSLGQERALLIGNLLGFLLAVRAANRLRLHRRGHLSPTVRELTFSVSGPLSFAPGQYLELDVPHRRADTRGTRREFSIASAPEDLPELKIAYREPATGAPSSFKRALAEIPTGTDLAVTGVWGDFVLPRSTAAPVLLVAAGIGITPFVSQLRHHRLAGEDRDIVLVYVASDAAELAYRDEIAASGVPVIVFTRGAPADLPPQWRWARGVRLDADGLLGVVPDISARHAFVSGPAGLIAELAPALRRARSLTTDAFSGY; translated from the coding sequence ATGTACCGCGTCATGCTGCTGGCGCTTGCGGCACTGACGGCGGTCTCGCTCGTGTTGTCTCTCTTCGGTGCGCTGGCGCAGAGACCGCTGGAGATCCTCGCCACCGGTGTCGTCCTGGTCGTCGCCTGCGGCCTGGTCGATCTCGCCGCTCAGCGCCTTCTGCGCCTGCCGTGGCGGTGGGAGTCCTCGCTCATCACCGCGGGCATCCTGCTCTTCGTCCTCCGCCCGTCGCTGGATCCCCTGCTGCTCCTCGGCGCCGCGCTCGCCGGCGCGATCGCCGCCCTCTCGAAGTACGTCCTGGCGTGGCGGGGCCGGCATGTTCTCAACCCCGCCGCCACCGGCGCATCGGCGCTCACCCTGCTCGCCGTCTGGGTTCCGGCGCTGGGCGCCTCGGCCTGGTGGGTCGGCAGCCCCGTGCTGGCCGCACCGGTCGTCATCCTCGGGATCATCGTGCTGTGGCGGGCGGAGAAGCTGCGCGTCGCGGCGCTCTTCCTCGTCGTGGCCGTCGGCGTGGCCCTCGTGCGCGTCTTCTCGCAGTTCGCCGCGCTGGGCGTGCCCGTGGCGCTCGGCGACATCCTTCCCCAGGTGCTGTTCTCCTCACCGTTCCTGTTCCTCGGCGCGTTCATGCTCTCCGAGCCCCTCACCCTCCCGCCGAGGCGGTGGCAGCAACTGCTCGTCGCGCTCGTGGTCGGGGTCCTCGCGGGATGGCCGATCGTCATCGGGTCGTTCAGCCTCGGCCAGGAGCGCGCCCTCCTCATCGGCAACCTGCTCGGCTTCCTCCTCGCCGTCCGTGCCGCCAACCGGCTCCGGCTGCACAGACGCGGGCATCTCAGCCCCACGGTGCGCGAGCTCACCTTCTCGGTCTCCGGCCCGCTGTCCTTCGCGCCGGGTCAGTACCTCGAACTCGACGTGCCGCATCGGCGCGCCGACACACGGGGGACCCGCCGCGAGTTCAGCATCGCCTCCGCCCCGGAAGACCTTCCGGAGCTGAAGATCGCCTACCGTGAGCCCGCTACGGGCGCTCCGTCCAGCTTCAAGCGCGCCCTCGCCGAGATCCCGACCGGAACCGACCTCGCGGTCACGGGAGTGTGGGGAGACTTCGTGCTTCCCCGAAGCACGGCGGCGCCGGTGCTCCTGGTCGCCGCCGGCATCGGGATCACGCCCTTCGTCTCCCAGTTGCGCCATCATCGCCTGGCGGGTGAGGACCGCGACATCGTGCTGGTCTACGTCGCCTCGGATGCCGCCGAGCTCGCCTACCGCGACGAGATCGCCGCCTCGGGGGTGCCGGTGATCGTGTTCACACGCGGCGCCCCCGCCGACCTCCCGCCGCAGTGGCGATGGGCGCGCGGCGTGCGTCTGGATGCCGACGGACTGCTGGGCGTGGTTCCCGACATCTCCGCCCGCCACGCGTTCGTCTCCGGCCCCGCGGGGCTCATCGCCGAGCTCGCCCCGGCGCTGCGCCGGGCCCGGTCGCTGACGACCGACGCCTTCAGCGGGTACTGA
- a CDS encoding FAD:protein FMN transferase, whose amino-acid sequence MSSPSAPGATTEIWRFEAIGTRWEVGTAHALTAADRAAVAVAIESFDRAWSRFRDDSVVTVLADRGGAVPAPTDTDLLLSRLTEIADATGDAVNPLVGGVLSRRGYDAQLTLNDRGAEPAPAWRDVLSWTSDALSLSRPATIDVGALGKGRLVDIVHGVLTERVAGPLVVDASGDLRVSGADLRVALEHPYDSTRAIGVVTVSGGAVCASAVNRRRWGQGLHHVLDARTGQPVRTIAATWTFAPDALTADAIATALFFDGGSEIAHRWGVEWVRMTTDGRVEWSPGNPADLFRRADTVAS is encoded by the coding sequence ATGTCTTCGCCCAGCGCACCGGGCGCGACGACCGAGATCTGGCGGTTCGAGGCGATCGGCACCCGGTGGGAGGTCGGAACCGCCCACGCGCTGACCGCGGCTGACCGCGCGGCCGTGGCCGTCGCGATCGAGTCCTTCGATCGTGCCTGGTCGAGGTTCCGCGACGACTCCGTCGTGACCGTGCTCGCCGACCGCGGGGGAGCGGTGCCCGCTCCCACGGACACCGACCTGCTGCTCTCCCGTCTGACCGAGATCGCCGACGCGACCGGCGACGCGGTCAACCCCCTCGTCGGCGGGGTCCTCTCCCGCCGCGGCTACGACGCCCAGCTGACGCTGAACGATCGCGGCGCCGAACCCGCACCCGCCTGGCGCGACGTCCTGTCATGGACCTCCGACGCGCTGAGCCTCTCCCGCCCCGCGACGATCGATGTGGGCGCTCTCGGCAAGGGGCGGCTGGTCGACATCGTCCACGGCGTCCTCACCGAGCGGGTGGCGGGGCCCCTCGTCGTCGATGCGTCGGGAGATCTGCGGGTGAGCGGCGCCGATCTGCGCGTCGCCCTCGAGCACCCTTACGACAGCACCCGGGCGATCGGGGTCGTGACCGTATCGGGCGGAGCGGTCTGCGCGTCGGCGGTGAACCGGCGGCGCTGGGGCCAGGGCCTCCATCACGTGCTGGACGCGCGCACCGGTCAGCCGGTGCGCACGATCGCCGCGACGTGGACTTTCGCACCCGATGCCCTGACGGCGGATGCGATCGCCACCGCGCTGTTCTTCGACGGCGGCTCGGAGATCGCTCATCGGTGGGGCGTGGAGTGGGTGCGGATGACCACCGACGGCCGCGTCGAATGGTCGCCCGGCAACCCGGCCGATCTGTTCCGCCGGGCCGACACGGTGGCATCGTGA
- a CDS encoding FMN-binding protein: MIRLDLAPRPVRVGAAGAGVVGALLLAGCSAGAADAGTQDAGSNSDAGATSTDGPYADGTYTAEGTYNTPESVEQITVTLTLQDEVVTDVKVTGDPQRPESEQYQSQFIGGIADEVVGQNIDDLSVDRVAGSSLTSGGFNAAVEEIKAEAAA; encoded by the coding sequence ATGATCCGTCTCGACCTCGCCCCTCGTCCCGTCCGCGTCGGCGCCGCCGGTGCCGGTGTCGTCGGAGCGCTTCTCCTGGCCGGATGCTCCGCCGGAGCGGCCGACGCCGGAACCCAGGATGCCGGGTCGAACAGCGACGCGGGCGCCACGTCGACCGACGGGCCGTACGCCGACGGCACCTACACCGCCGAGGGCACGTACAACACTCCCGAGTCCGTCGAGCAGATCACGGTGACCCTCACGCTGCAGGACGAGGTCGTCACCGACGTCAAAGTGACCGGAGACCCGCAGCGGCCGGAGTCGGAGCAGTACCAGTCGCAGTTCATCGGCGGGATCGCCGACGAGGTCGTGGGCCAGAACATCGACGACCTCTCCGTCGATCGCGTCGCGGGCTCATCGCTGACCAGCGGCGGCTTCAACGCGGCGGTCGAGGAGATCAAGGCCGAAGCGGCCGCGTGA
- a CDS encoding ribose-phosphate diphosphokinase codes for MARKTKTVDLDRDNDIAPGIVAKTKKRLVVAAGRSHQTLATEVAAGLGTQLVPTEYRTFASGEILTRFEVSIRGCDFFLVQSFGPPVNEWLMETLIMLDAAKRASAKRITVVAPYYPYSRQDKKGRGREPISARLVADLLRTAGADRVMSVDLHAAQIQGFFDGPVDHLFAKPVLLEYFRDTLSAADRAKLTVVSPDTGRVRVADTWSDSLGAPLAIIHKRRDPNVANQVTVNEIVGEVKGRVCLLVDDMIDTGGTIVKAAEALKASGAERVIVAATHAIFSDPAAQRLRSESIDEVVVTDTVPVPDEKRFPGLTILPIAPLLARAIREVFEDGSVTSMFDGAA; via the coding sequence ATGGCTCGCAAAACGAAGACAGTTGATCTCGACCGCGACAACGACATCGCCCCCGGTATCGTCGCCAAGACCAAGAAGCGGCTCGTCGTCGCAGCCGGTCGCTCGCACCAGACCCTCGCCACCGAGGTCGCAGCGGGCCTGGGCACGCAGCTCGTGCCCACCGAGTACCGCACCTTCGCCTCCGGGGAGATCCTGACGCGATTCGAGGTGTCGATCCGCGGATGCGACTTCTTCCTCGTTCAGAGCTTCGGTCCGCCGGTCAACGAGTGGCTGATGGAGACTCTCATCATGCTCGACGCGGCGAAGAGGGCCTCGGCGAAGCGCATCACCGTGGTCGCGCCGTACTACCCGTACAGCCGGCAGGACAAGAAGGGCCGCGGGCGCGAGCCGATCAGTGCGCGCCTCGTCGCCGACCTGCTCCGCACCGCGGGTGCCGATCGCGTAATGAGCGTCGACCTCCACGCCGCGCAGATCCAGGGCTTCTTCGACGGTCCGGTGGATCACCTCTTCGCCAAGCCCGTGCTGCTGGAGTATTTCCGCGACACCCTCAGCGCCGCCGACCGCGCCAAGCTGACCGTCGTCTCGCCCGACACCGGCCGCGTCCGCGTCGCCGACACCTGGTCGGACAGCCTCGGCGCGCCGCTGGCCATCATCCACAAGCGTCGCGATCCGAACGTGGCGAACCAGGTCACGGTCAACGAGATCGTCGGCGAGGTGAAGGGACGCGTCTGCCTCCTCGTCGATGACATGATCGACACCGGCGGCACGATCGTCAAGGCCGCCGAAGCGCTCAAAGCGAGCGGCGCGGAACGTGTCATCGTCGCCGCGACCCACGCGATCTTCAGCGACCCGGCCGCCCAGCGTCTGCGCAGCGAGTCGATCGACGAGGTCGTCGTCACCGACACCGTGCCGGTGCCGGACGAGAAGCGCTTCCCGGGCCTGACGATCCTCCCGATCGCGCCGCTGCTGGCCCGCGCGATCCGCGAGGTCTTCGAGGACGGCTCGGTCACGAGCATGTTCGACGGCGCTGCGTGA
- the glmU gene encoding bifunctional UDP-N-acetylglucosamine diphosphorylase/glucosamine-1-phosphate N-acetyltransferase GlmU, which produces MTDTTPSSSSLSVIVLAAGQGTRMKSSTPKVLHRIGGRSLLGHVLQTAAGLGPRSTAVVVRHERDLVASEAVEVSPGAVIVDQDEVPGTGRAVELGLEALGEADDDVLVLSGDVPLLDAQMLAALLDTHRQRRAAATLLTAVLEDASGYGRVIRSGDDTVARIVEQKDAAPDELAVTEINAGVYVFQVSSLRRELARVGTANAQGEKYLTDVIGLLREAGLPVAAVTAPDAAAALGVNDRIQLSEAARTLNARTVRYWQREGVTVMDPATTWIDVTATLSPDVTLLPGTHVLRATVIGEGAVVGPDTTLVDCEVGERATVTRTDATLAVIGADATVGPFAYLRPNARLGAGGKIGTFVEVKNSEIGARSKVPHLSYIGDTTIGTGVNLGAGAITANYDDLAKHRTEIGDEVHSGSHNVFVAPVRIGDGAKTGAGAVIRKDVPAGALALSVAPQRNVEGWVEKNRPGTAAAEVAARARTSQKADDGSQNEDS; this is translated from the coding sequence ATGACCGATACGACCCCCTCCTCCTCTTCCCTCTCGGTGATCGTCCTGGCCGCCGGGCAGGGCACACGGATGAAGTCCTCCACGCCGAAGGTGCTCCACCGCATCGGCGGCCGCTCGCTGCTCGGTCACGTCCTGCAGACCGCGGCAGGACTCGGCCCCCGGAGCACGGCCGTCGTCGTGCGTCACGAACGCGATCTCGTCGCGTCCGAGGCGGTCGAGGTGTCCCCCGGAGCGGTGATCGTCGATCAGGACGAGGTTCCGGGCACGGGGCGTGCCGTCGAGCTCGGGCTGGAAGCGCTCGGCGAGGCCGACGACGACGTCCTGGTCCTCAGCGGCGACGTCCCGCTTCTCGACGCCCAGATGCTCGCCGCGCTCCTCGACACCCACCGTCAGCGCCGGGCCGCGGCGACCCTCCTGACGGCCGTGCTCGAGGACGCCTCGGGCTATGGACGGGTCATCCGCTCGGGCGACGACACCGTCGCGCGGATCGTGGAGCAGAAGGATGCCGCTCCCGACGAACTCGCGGTCACCGAGATCAACGCGGGGGTCTACGTCTTCCAGGTGTCTTCGCTCCGACGCGAGCTGGCACGGGTGGGCACCGCGAACGCCCAGGGTGAGAAGTACCTCACCGACGTCATCGGTCTGCTGCGCGAGGCGGGGCTGCCCGTCGCGGCGGTCACCGCGCCCGACGCCGCCGCCGCCCTCGGGGTGAACGATCGCATCCAGCTGTCGGAGGCGGCACGCACGCTGAACGCCCGCACCGTCCGTTATTGGCAGCGCGAAGGCGTGACCGTGATGGATCCGGCCACGACCTGGATCGATGTCACCGCGACCCTTTCGCCCGATGTCACTCTGCTGCCGGGCACGCACGTCCTGCGGGCGACCGTCATCGGCGAGGGAGCCGTCGTCGGCCCTGACACCACCCTCGTCGACTGCGAGGTGGGCGAGAGGGCGACGGTCACCCGCACCGACGCGACGCTCGCCGTGATCGGCGCCGATGCGACGGTGGGACCGTTCGCGTACCTCCGCCCCAACGCCCGGCTGGGGGCCGGTGGGAAGATCGGCACCTTCGTCGAGGTGAAGAATTCCGAGATCGGCGCGCGAAGCAAGGTGCCGCACCTGTCGTACATCGGCGACACCACGATCGGCACCGGGGTCAACCTCGGCGCCGGCGCGATCACGGCCAACTACGACGACCTGGCCAAGCACCGCACCGAGATCGGCGACGAGGTCCACAGCGGCTCGCACAACGTCTTCGTCGCGCCCGTTAGGATCGGAGACGGCGCGAAGACCGGAGCCGGCGCCGTCATCCGCAAAGATGTCCCCGCCGGTGCTCTGGCCCTGAGTGTTGCCCCTCAGCGCAACGTCGAGGGGTGGGTCGAGAAGAACAGGCCCGGGACGGCCGCGGCCGAGGTCGCAGCGCGAGCCCGGACGTCACAGAAAGCGGACGATGGCTCGCAAAACGAAGACAGTTGA
- a CDS encoding MarR family winged helix-turn-helix transcriptional regulator encodes MPRESDEVDRIVEAWDAQRPDLDFSPLEVLSRVDRLSRHLDRARREAFRRSELEPWEWDVLSALRRAGEPFQLSPKQLLQQTLVSSGTMTNRIDRLVGRRLVRREADPGDGRSILVTLTEEGRTRVDAAITRLVDAEALLLGALSRGDRDRLAGLLRKLSLGFDA; translated from the coding sequence ATGCCCCGAGAGTCGGACGAAGTCGACCGCATCGTCGAGGCGTGGGACGCGCAGCGTCCCGACCTCGATTTCTCACCCCTGGAGGTGCTCTCCCGGGTGGACAGGTTGTCGCGGCATCTTGATCGCGCCCGGCGTGAAGCGTTCCGCCGCAGCGAGCTGGAGCCGTGGGAGTGGGACGTCCTGTCGGCATTGCGACGGGCCGGCGAGCCGTTCCAGCTGAGCCCCAAGCAGCTGCTGCAGCAGACTCTCGTCTCCAGCGGCACGATGACCAATCGCATCGACCGCCTCGTGGGCCGACGACTCGTACGCCGGGAAGCCGACCCCGGCGACGGGAGGAGCATCCTGGTGACGCTCACCGAGGAGGGACGCACCCGCGTCGACGCCGCGATCACGCGCCTGGTCGATGCCGAAGCGCTCCTTCTCGGCGCGCTGTCGCGAGGAGATCGGGATCGCCTCGCCGGACTGCTGAGAAAACTCAGCCTGGGTTTCGATGCGTGA
- a CDS encoding ABC-F family ATP-binding cassette domain-containing protein, with the protein MAHLLGAEALHLEFPTKVVFDGISLGIDEGDRIGVVGRNGDGKSTLLAMLAGRLEPDSGRVTVRRGVRVGVLDQSDTLDDAHTVRFAVVGDRPDHEWAGDPRVRDVIAGLLEGLDWEGPVTGLSGGQRRRVALAALLVGDWDVLFLDEPTNHLDVEAIAWLADHIRRRWPANQGGLLVVTHDRWFLDEVCTMTWEVHDRIVEPFEGGYAAYILQRVERDRQAAAIEARRQNLARKELAWLRRGAPARTSKPKFRIDAANALIEDVPELRDPVALQALAITRLGKDVVDLLDVSVVYDDGATRTEVFHDVEWRIAPGERTGILGVNGAGKSTLLSLISGELEPTSGRVKRGKTVRVAILSQRMDELDPHLDDPVRVVISGLRTTYTLGAGSKAQELSPGQLLERMGFSSAQLSTPVRDLSGGQKRRLQLLLILLSQPNVLILDEPTNDLDTDMLAALEDLLDSWPGTLIVVSHDRYFMERVTDQQYALLGGRLRHLPAGVDEYLRLRAAGRISPAATPASSEPTASPTTATLTGAELRAAQKEAAALERRIEKLEKEVSRAKIALADHDQSDYAGLSAEMSRIGALEAERDTTEERWFALIEQIG; encoded by the coding sequence ATGGCGCATCTTCTCGGGGCTGAAGCCCTGCACCTGGAATTTCCCACGAAGGTCGTCTTCGACGGCATCTCCCTCGGCATCGACGAGGGGGACCGCATCGGCGTCGTGGGTCGAAACGGCGACGGCAAATCGACCCTGCTGGCCATGCTCGCCGGACGGCTCGAGCCCGATTCGGGCCGCGTGACCGTCAGGCGGGGTGTGCGCGTCGGCGTCCTCGACCAGTCCGACACCCTGGATGACGCCCACACCGTCCGCTTCGCCGTGGTCGGCGACCGCCCCGATCACGAGTGGGCAGGCGATCCGCGTGTGCGCGATGTGATCGCCGGCCTCCTCGAAGGACTGGACTGGGAGGGTCCGGTCACCGGCCTCTCCGGCGGACAGCGCCGCCGCGTCGCCCTGGCCGCCCTTCTGGTCGGCGACTGGGATGTGCTCTTCCTCGACGAACCGACCAACCACCTCGACGTCGAGGCGATCGCATGGCTCGCCGACCACATCCGCCGCCGGTGGCCGGCGAACCAGGGCGGGCTCCTGGTCGTCACCCACGACCGCTGGTTCCTCGACGAGGTCTGCACCATGACATGGGAGGTGCACGACCGCATCGTCGAACCGTTCGAGGGCGGGTACGCCGCCTACATCCTGCAGCGCGTCGAGCGCGACCGGCAGGCTGCGGCGATCGAGGCGCGACGCCAGAACCTCGCTCGCAAGGAGCTGGCGTGGCTGCGTCGCGGGGCGCCGGCCCGAACGTCCAAGCCCAAGTTCCGCATCGACGCCGCCAACGCCCTGATCGAAGACGTGCCCGAGCTGCGCGATCCGGTCGCGCTGCAGGCTCTGGCGATCACCCGACTCGGCAAGGACGTCGTCGATCTGCTCGACGTCTCGGTCGTCTACGACGACGGCGCGACCCGCACCGAGGTCTTCCACGACGTCGAATGGCGCATCGCGCCGGGGGAGCGCACCGGCATCCTGGGGGTCAACGGCGCGGGCAAGTCCACGCTGCTCTCGCTCATCTCCGGCGAGCTGGAGCCCACGTCCGGGCGGGTCAAGCGGGGGAAGACCGTGCGGGTGGCCATCCTCAGCCAGCGCATGGACGAGCTCGATCCCCACCTGGATGATCCCGTCCGCGTGGTCATCTCGGGCCTGCGGACGACCTACACCCTCGGCGCCGGGTCGAAGGCCCAGGAGCTCTCACCCGGGCAGCTGCTGGAGCGGATGGGATTCTCCAGCGCTCAGCTGTCCACTCCGGTCCGAGACCTCTCGGGCGGTCAGAAACGGCGCCTGCAGCTGCTGCTCATCCTGCTGTCCCAGCCCAATGTGCTGATCCTCGACGAGCCGACCAATGATCTCGACACCGACATGCTGGCCGCGCTCGAAGATCTGCTGGACTCCTGGCCCGGCACACTCATCGTCGTCTCGCACGATCGATACTTCATGGAGCGGGTGACCGACCAGCAGTACGCGCTGCTGGGGGGTCGGCTCCGGCATCTGCCGGCAGGCGTCGATGAGTATCTGCGGCTGCGCGCTGCGGGGCGGATCTCTCCAGCGGCGACGCCGGCTTCCTCCGAGCCGACGGCGTCGCCGACCACCGCGACGCTCACCGGAGCCGAGCTTCGCGCGGCGCAGAAGGAGGCCGCCGCGCTCGAACGGCGGATCGAGAAGCTCGAGAAGGAAGTGTCGCGCGCGAAGATCGCCCTGGCCGACCACGACCAGTCCGACTATGCGGGTCTGTCCGCGGAGATGAGTCGCATCGGCGCCCTCGAGGCCGAGCGCGACACCACGGAAGAGCGCTGGTTCGCCCTCATCGAGCAGATCGGCTGA
- a CDS encoding GNAT family N-acetyltransferase gives MDASAADAHLARDVDSISRERLHAQGLEMRLVTGDADREAFIQVVARGFLDPELTEDQVRETRARGDYRRMTGVYDPQTPTASAPVATSASWLSELTLPGGGVLPGSAVSAVSVAPTHRRRGIARALLEAELRSAVAGGVPLAMLTVSEATLYGRYGFAPAAPAASWVIDTKRAGWRGPGRSGRVDFISRETWREIAPGLHEEVRLRSAGELEIPAGHWDSFAGTRPDAKDPGKRRAIQWRDDAGAVRGAALYTVTENSDDWTKSRVDLSSLIAVTPAANAALWRFLLELDLIGEVRAGELAVDEPLWWMIADQRAATITVRDHQYVRIIDVPRALEARTYTGSGDVVLDVEDSLGLSTGRWYLRVVDGIGTVEDVGDSASAAPVMRLGIEELSAIYLGGVSVTTLAAAGRLTVDDADLVAPLFLTPRAPRLSFWY, from the coding sequence ATGGATGCTTCTGCTGCCGATGCCCATCTCGCGCGCGACGTGGATTCGATCTCTCGAGAACGCCTCCATGCTCAGGGCCTCGAGATGAGGTTGGTGACCGGCGACGCCGACCGTGAGGCTTTCATCCAGGTCGTCGCGCGCGGTTTTCTCGATCCCGAACTGACCGAGGATCAGGTGCGCGAGACGCGCGCACGCGGAGACTACCGGCGGATGACAGGGGTGTACGACCCGCAGACGCCGACGGCGTCGGCGCCCGTGGCCACGAGTGCTTCGTGGTTGTCGGAACTCACCCTCCCCGGCGGCGGTGTCCTGCCGGGCAGCGCCGTGAGCGCCGTCTCGGTCGCGCCCACCCATCGGCGCCGTGGGATCGCGCGCGCCCTGCTCGAGGCGGAGCTGCGCAGCGCCGTCGCCGGCGGCGTGCCGCTGGCGATGCTGACTGTCAGCGAAGCCACGCTCTACGGCCGTTACGGCTTCGCCCCGGCGGCTCCGGCGGCCAGCTGGGTCATCGACACCAAGCGGGCCGGATGGCGCGGACCCGGCCGATCCGGCCGCGTGGACTTCATCTCACGAGAGACCTGGCGCGAGATTGCGCCCGGCCTGCACGAGGAGGTGCGCCTGCGTTCGGCCGGTGAACTGGAGATCCCCGCCGGCCACTGGGACAGTTTCGCGGGCACGCGGCCCGACGCCAAGGACCCCGGGAAGCGGCGGGCGATCCAATGGCGTGACGATGCCGGAGCGGTGCGGGGTGCAGCGCTGTACACCGTGACCGAGAACAGCGATGACTGGACCAAGTCCCGCGTCGACCTGTCCTCGCTCATCGCCGTCACGCCCGCGGCCAACGCGGCGCTCTGGCGTTTCCTCCTCGAGCTCGACCTCATCGGCGAAGTCCGCGCCGGCGAACTCGCCGTCGACGAACCGCTGTGGTGGATGATCGCCGACCAGCGCGCCGCGACGATCACCGTTCGCGACCACCAGTACGTGCGGATCATCGACGTCCCCCGCGCGCTCGAGGCGCGGACCTACACGGGTTCCGGCGATGTCGTGCTCGACGTCGAGGACTCCCTGGGCCTGTCCACCGGTCGCTGGTATCTGCGAGTGGTCGACGGCATCGGAACCGTCGAAGACGTCGGCGATTCCGCCTCGGCCGCCCCGGTCATGCGCCTCGGGATCGAGGAGCTGTCGGCGATCTACCTCGGTGGCGTGTCGGTGACGACCCTGGCCGCCGCCGGTCGGCTCACCGTCGACGACGCCGATCTCGTGGCGCCGCTCTTCCTGACACCACGCGCGCCACGCCTGAGCTTCTGGTACTGA